From one Paenibacillus sp. FSL K6-1330 genomic stretch:
- a CDS encoding energy-coupling factor transporter transmembrane component T — MLIQYEKGNALLHRYDPLSKLVILFCTAVIAMLLDQAWQQAVFLLLCIGQARLAGRVSGKRLLGGIRLIAMVAVPYFILTSLTVKGETVWLQWGPISLTVEALNAAGAMTLRMFTLFLTSMAYILTTDPRELVAELTRRLRIPYRFAFGISAALTFIPLLEEEGTHILAAQQVRGHRPPRGLGNRVRYGLKFVSAVLLNALRRVQQTAGAMESKGFGAYPDRTYRTEVNIPSWAVISAVMYILATVFVWWIV, encoded by the coding sequence ATGCTGATTCAATATGAGAAGGGGAACGCGCTTCTTCATCGATATGATCCATTAAGCAAGCTGGTGATATTATTTTGTACCGCTGTGATAGCCATGCTGCTTGACCAGGCCTGGCAGCAGGCAGTATTCCTCCTGCTATGCATCGGACAAGCCCGACTTGCTGGCCGGGTATCAGGCAAACGGCTGCTGGGTGGGATCCGGCTGATTGCGATGGTTGCGGTGCCCTATTTCATTCTGACCAGCCTGACGGTCAAAGGAGAGACGGTATGGCTGCAGTGGGGACCCATCTCCCTGACGGTGGAGGCGTTAAACGCTGCGGGCGCCATGACGCTCCGGATGTTTACCTTGTTTCTAACCTCGATGGCTTATATCTTGACGACAGATCCGAGAGAACTGGTAGCTGAATTAACCCGACGTCTTCGAATCCCTTATCGGTTTGCGTTTGGCATATCTGCTGCGCTAACCTTCATCCCGCTGTTGGAGGAAGAGGGAACTCATATTCTGGCTGCCCAGCAAGTAAGGGGCCATCGACCTCCCAGGGGCCTCGGTAACCGAGTGCGCTACGGCTTGAAGTTTGTATCGGCTGTACTGCTCAATGCACTGCGGCGTGTGCAACAAACGGCGGGTGCCATGGAATCCAAGGGCTTTGGCGCGTATCCGGACCGAACGTACCGCACGGAGGTTAACATTCCATCTTGGGCGGTCATATCGGCTGTCATGTATATACTGGCAACGGTTTTCGTGTGGTGGATTGTCTAA
- a CDS encoding ECF transporter S component — protein MAMLAAVNAVLTVYIGPVNKLLNSLGGPIATSTTTGIYMVYGLLAYYIIRKPGTAVVTFAIGGTIQALTGTVYGIASCFVAAGCYMIVAETIFAIYRHKKWSAGVLMLVGGAMVPLWFLFAANMFGYTSWPLEVLGIALVVRILSGVLLCGLLTKVLGEALVKTGLLRRFAVAVKG, from the coding sequence ATGGCGATGCTCGCTGCCGTCAATGCTGTTCTAACTGTATACATAGGGCCGGTTAACAAGCTGCTGAACAGTCTTGGCGGACCCATCGCAACCTCGACGACGACGGGCATCTACATGGTATATGGGCTCTTGGCCTATTACATCATTCGTAAACCGGGAACGGCGGTTGTTACGTTTGCGATCGGCGGCACAATACAGGCTCTGACAGGCACGGTATACGGCATCGCTTCGTGTTTTGTGGCCGCAGGCTGCTATATGATCGTGGCAGAGACGATTTTTGCCATCTACCGCCACAAAAAGTGGAGTGCCGGCGTGCTCATGCTGGTTGGCGGCGCGATGGTACCGTTATGGTTCCTATTCGCGGCCAATATGTTCGGATATACGTCCTGGCCGCTTGAAGTGCTTGGCATCGCGCTGGTTGTGCGCATTCTGAGCGGCGTGCTTCTCTGCGGTCTGTTAACCAAAGTGTTAGGAGAGGCGTTAGTGAAGACAGGCCTGCTTCGCCGGTTTGCCGTCGCCGTGAAGGGATAG
- a CDS encoding ABC transporter ATP-binding protein, translating to MSGTTVTCRELGFIYDGEERPVIQDLHLEIEQNGWVAILGASGSGKSTLCQLLCGLLPRSGGGTRTGEVLLDGIDPAAAPIADVAEAVGVLFQDPDAQLVQGIVEDEAAFGPENMRVSPAEIEERVVRSLTAVELLERRMDPVRSLSGGQRQRTAIAAVLALRPRLFVFDDACASLDAAAQANFLQLCHKLQAEGRTLVTASGRFDDVARAAQRVIVLDGGTVVLDGPPEELLHRCGEQLVQLGLLPRPAGEAAGASAGDKPVPAATPPQLAARHAGKPIAAGAMPAAVPHAEGGRESAASPLLEVDSLTFAYPGGREALCDIHANIYPGDWVLLTGENGSGKTTLSRLIMGLLPAPAGSIRWQGEDTKGMAVYRRAEMIGYVFQQPEYMFTAPNVWEELIYSLHGGLPMKKRPELSASQQQRARFLLEKAGLADRLQMSPYLLSQGEKRLLSIISQLMLERSLYILDEPTSGMDYAAIDKVIELCHFVIGEGSAILMITHDPELMKKHATSFIHLKSGKK from the coding sequence ATGTCGGGAACAACGGTAACATGCCGGGAACTCGGGTTTATCTATGATGGAGAAGAGCGCCCGGTTATACAGGATCTCCATCTAGAGATCGAGCAGAACGGGTGGGTCGCTATCCTTGGGGCAAGCGGCAGCGGGAAGTCGACGCTTTGCCAGCTGCTGTGCGGCCTTCTTCCACGGAGCGGCGGAGGTACAAGAACAGGGGAAGTGCTGCTGGATGGCATTGATCCTGCAGCGGCGCCGATTGCCGACGTGGCTGAGGCGGTAGGGGTATTGTTTCAGGATCCGGATGCGCAGCTCGTTCAAGGCATCGTAGAGGACGAGGCGGCCTTCGGTCCTGAAAATATGCGGGTTTCACCCGCGGAGATCGAGGAGCGGGTGGTGCGCTCCCTTACGGCGGTCGAGTTGCTGGAGCGCCGGATGGATCCGGTGCGCAGCCTGTCCGGCGGACAGCGGCAGCGGACGGCCATTGCCGCGGTGCTGGCGCTGCGCCCGCGGCTCTTCGTCTTCGACGACGCCTGCGCCAGCCTGGATGCCGCGGCGCAGGCGAACTTCCTGCAGCTGTGCCATAAGCTGCAGGCGGAGGGCCGGACGCTTGTCACCGCGTCCGGCCGCTTTGACGATGTCGCGCGCGCCGCGCAGCGCGTCATCGTCCTGGATGGCGGGACCGTCGTGCTTGACGGTCCGCCGGAGGAGCTGCTGCACCGCTGCGGGGAGCAGCTGGTGCAGCTGGGCTTGCTGCCTCGGCCCGCAGGCGAGGCAGCGGGTGCGTCCGCCGGAGACAAGCCTGTCCCGGCGGCGACTCCCCCGCAATTGGCTGCGCGCCATGCGGGCAAGCCGATCGCCGCAGGTGCCATGCCTGCGGCGGTGCCCCATGCAGAAGGCGGTAGGGAGTCTGCCGCCTCCCCGCTGCTTGAGGTCGATTCGCTAACATTTGCCTATCCCGGGGGCCGGGAGGCGCTGTGTGATATCCATGCGAACATTTACCCCGGCGACTGGGTGCTGTTAACGGGGGAGAACGGCTCCGGCAAAACAACCCTCAGCCGTCTGATCATGGGGCTGCTGCCCGCTCCGGCAGGCAGTATACGCTGGCAAGGGGAAGATACGAAGGGAATGGCCGTCTACCGCAGAGCCGAGATGATCGGTTATGTGTTCCAGCAGCCGGAATATATGTTTACCGCCCCGAATGTATGGGAGGAGCTGATCTACAGTCTTCATGGAGGGCTGCCCATGAAGAAGCGTCCGGAGCTGTCTGCCAGCCAACAGCAACGAGCGAGGTTCCTGTTGGAGAAGGCGGGACTTGCGGATCGGCTTCAGATGTCACCCTACCTGCTCAGTCAGGGTGAGAAGCGCCTCTTAAGCATCATCAGCCAATTGATGCTGGAGAGGTCGCTGTACATCCTGGACGAGCCGACCTCCGGGATGGACTATGCCGCCATCGATAAGGTGATCGAGCTGTGTCATTTTGTCATTGGGGAAGGCTCGGCCATATTGATGATCACTCACGATCCAGAACTCATGAAGAAACATGCTACATCGTTCATTCATCTGAAGAGCGGGAAAAAGTGA
- a CDS encoding MDR family MFS transporter, which yields MGVLKQDKRGYILVGILLSTFMAAIEGTVVGPAGPAIISSFGSVSLMSWIFTAYLLTMAVTTPIFGKISDLYGRKPVFLYGSLIFLVGSLLCGLSQNMTQLIIFRAIQGIGAGAVIPVTFTIVGDIYNLEERGKIQGMISSVWGISSLIGPLLGGYFVDYLSWHWIFVFNVPFALLSIWLIFRYFKEERTTREVSIDYGGAALFTVGMTALLFALAVGGGETYSWTSPFMLSLIIGSVVLLLAFLVVESKVKEPMLPLHLFKIRDITVSTVANILVSALIIGLTTYLPLWIQGVRGGNATLSGLTLAPMSIGWLIGSIISGRLIVKSGSRKTAIIGVVFLMIGAVGLAYMHKDTALGVLLVFTFIYGVGFGYISTLFQIIAQSSVGYQVRGASTALNSFIRTFGQTVGVAVFGLWVNAGIAGRLAAEPDAAGITSDDINKLLSPHGMAELPEGSGGLLSGILEGSLNSLFVVMAVMAVICLFIVAAFRNAPPEPEAETEEAQTSMK from the coding sequence GTGGGTGTATTAAAACAAGACAAACGCGGTTATATCTTGGTTGGTATTCTGTTATCCACCTTTATGGCTGCAATCGAGGGAACGGTTGTCGGTCCGGCAGGTCCGGCGATTATCAGCAGCTTCGGCAGCGTGAGTCTGATGAGCTGGATCTTTACGGCCTATCTGCTGACGATGGCTGTGACGACGCCGATCTTCGGTAAAATAAGCGATTTATATGGACGCAAGCCCGTATTTTTATACGGCTCGCTGATCTTTCTCGTAGGCTCATTACTGTGCGGCCTGTCGCAGAACATGACGCAGCTGATCATATTCAGGGCGATTCAAGGGATCGGGGCGGGCGCCGTCATTCCGGTGACCTTCACGATTGTAGGAGATATTTACAATCTGGAGGAGCGCGGTAAAATTCAGGGGATGATCAGCTCCGTATGGGGAATCTCCTCTCTGATCGGCCCGCTGCTTGGCGGTTATTTTGTCGATTACCTGTCCTGGCACTGGATCTTTGTCTTTAATGTACCGTTTGCGCTGTTATCGATATGGCTGATTTTCCGTTATTTCAAAGAGGAACGCACCACCCGCGAGGTGTCGATCGATTACGGGGGAGCGGCTCTGTTTACCGTTGGGATGACAGCGCTGCTATTTGCGCTCGCGGTAGGAGGCGGAGAGACCTATTCCTGGACTTCTCCATTCATGCTCAGTCTGATCATCGGTTCCGTGGTGCTGCTGCTTGCGTTCCTGGTAGTGGAGAGCAAGGTGAAGGAGCCGATGCTGCCGCTGCATCTGTTCAAGATCAGGGATATTACGGTATCGACGGTGGCCAACATTCTGGTCAGCGCGCTTATCATCGGGTTGACCACGTATTTGCCGCTGTGGATTCAAGGCGTTCGAGGCGGCAACGCGACCTTGTCGGGACTGACATTGGCCCCGATGTCGATCGGATGGCTCATCGGTTCGATTATCAGCGGCCGTTTGATCGTTAAATCCGGCTCCCGGAAAACGGCGATTATCGGCGTCGTATTCCTAATGATCGGAGCGGTGGGGTTGGCTTATATGCATAAGGATACAGCGCTGGGCGTGCTGCTGGTCTTTACTTTCATTTATGGCGTCGGCTTCGGTTATATCTCCACCTTGTTTCAGATCATCGCGCAATCCTCGGTGGGTTATCAGGTTCGGGGAGCGTCCACGGCGCTGAACTCCTTCATTCGGACGTTCGGTCAGACCGTGGGCGTAGCGGTGTTCGGATTATGGGTCAACGCGGGAATTGCGGGCAGACTTGCGGCGGAGCCGGATGCTGCAGGCATTACCAGCGACGACATTAACAAATTGCTCTCTCCGCATGGAATGGCTGAACTGCCTGAAGGGTCAGGTGGTCTGCTGAGCGGAATTCTGGAGGGCAGTCTGAATTCGCTGTTTGTGGTGATGGCCGTAATGGCCGTGATCTGTTTGTTTATCGTGGCCGCCTTCCGCAATGCCCCTCCTGAACCGGAGGCGGAAACGGAAGAGGCGCAGACTTCAATGAAATGA
- a CDS encoding GNAT family protein — translation MYVCEGIIPEINGGRIRLRRMEADDAEAMLRCWSDPKTSAFLDLPAMHSAEDAKALIHWLHLLAEQDEAIRWGIEVIDTGQLIGSCGFNIWQLEGAFKGEFGCELTSAYWGQGFMSEAAEMVAAFGYTSMGLNRIEAFVDPRNERACRWFTGIGYTREGLLRDYRHTPSGYVDAVVFSRLRKDCR, via the coding sequence ATGTATGTTTGCGAGGGAATCATTCCGGAAATAAATGGCGGGCGAATACGGCTGCGAAGGATGGAGGCGGATGATGCGGAAGCGATGCTGCGCTGTTGGTCCGATCCGAAGACGAGCGCTTTTCTGGATTTGCCTGCCATGCATTCGGCTGAGGATGCAAAGGCATTGATTCATTGGCTGCATCTGCTTGCGGAGCAGGACGAAGCCATCCGCTGGGGCATCGAAGTCATCGACACCGGCCAATTGATCGGCAGCTGCGGGTTTAATATTTGGCAGCTGGAGGGCGCATTCAAGGGCGAGTTCGGCTGTGAGCTCACAAGCGCTTATTGGGGGCAGGGCTTCATGTCGGAGGCGGCCGAAATGGTTGCGGCATTTGGGTACACATCCATGGGACTAAACCGGATTGAAGCTTTTGTTGATCCGAGAAATGAACGGGCATGTCGATGGTTTACGGGGATCGGCTATACGCGCGAAGGACTATTGCGGGATTATCGCCATACGCCAAGCGGTTATGTGGATGCCGTCGTTTTTTCGCGATTAAGAAAAGATTGCCGATAG